The following proteins are encoded in a genomic region of Zea mays cultivar B73 chromosome 9, Zm-B73-REFERENCE-NAM-5.0, whole genome shotgun sequence:
- the LOC100274687 gene encoding uncharacterized protein LOC100274687, whose translation MSMAGIARGRSRWRQGDGSSNRNAAHSTVPNPDHQGVVSSRKQATYPGMLSDSVFATVDRQSKTRKAIAVPMKILIEEEFSNDVNSRHISPGAVGRLMGLDSLPSSGIHNKHRHTKSHAPKTSPSSFHGRTGLHDIPHRRSVDTINVFEGMEATKTNMHRSPRSKIGSTTSRSDKVVSADIDFIRQKFMDAKRLSIDESLHISEEFNETLDALVSNSDLLLDFLQNFDPAVIRDLHNHGSPSSTANCITILKPSRRNQFIDMDNIYPQEKGTESIFNEQMEGKHSLWKPYSNVPLQSLKEDSCSSRQKLSRSSHQENTGKRGSPTRIVVLKPNLEKPHDIEEALPLHHKISHSDYRRHKECPEVDRWTPNTEDYMCQVPLGDSETLSRMGKGSREIAREITKQMRAARGGSRKHSVKPETRTLASDERSQFQSSVTRPKTPESIHRYSESCDAWASSSLNSLPTYSTETSESKEAKKHLSNRWKKTRQCQHQETDNDSFNTLGDMLALSDQNASNVATHKMTCRKCPKSEVQSDRIQSSYPLGISTNDGWKDTTTSKLTRSKSLPPSFIRGVQKSNNRKRSGSVTYNEFSMLKDVLKVGPHYSEYAYRSRQRRSLSRDSTIHGDESDPMSTDNEENMVVEREIHVNYEEPINGTAVTYTSGQSQHPTNLDHELDAIGVLDTSSAVPFSNKKSLSPAEQDQQVLKMTTTALDNCFLVPNLDDLMPKHEQIEYHQADDYPATYDPHIASDSPEENNHHLGDVSETLCILPDVLESPANSNKDDQQSPMSVLESSMDGEDVYSGDFEKISADLQELRLQLGLLKRETTDTRDGSELSILSDDETARRSLPETGESHAFRNTEERDFSYVFDMLAALGIHAANEDDLLDNCYLLECSAGLDLYDDLEQKYDSLILWPVHERKLLFDITNAVLGDMITSVMNGCSKGLMARCSPGWNREEFAELVWQRVVQLRQEIEFNQEALLLSVEWAGSEDGASLVGRDIGNMLQDDLVQEIIADFLGATKSAKLRG comes from the exons GGGTTGTGTCCTCTAGGAAGCAAGCAACTTACCCTGGGATGCTATCTGATTCGGTG TTTGCTACAGTAGACAGGCAAAGTAAAACAAGAAAAGCCATTGCTGTACCAATGAAAATACTGATAGAAGAAGAATTTTCAAATGATGTCAATTCTAGGCATATTTCACCAGGTGCTGTAGGAAGGCTCATGGGTCTTGATTCGTTGCCCTCATCTGGAATCCATAATAAGCATAGACATACCAAAAGTCATGCACCAAAGACTTCACCTAGTAGTTTTCATGGTCGAACTGGTTTGCATGACATTCCACACAGGAGGAGTGTAGATACCATTAATGTTTTTGAAGGTAtggaagccacaaaaacaaatatGCACCGGAGTCCAAGATCTAAAATTGGAAGTACAACTTCCAGATCAGACAAGGTTGTTAGTGCTGATATCGATTTCATAAGGCAGAAATTTATGGATGCTAAGCGTCTTTCTATTGATGAATCCCTTCACATATCAGAAGAATTTAATGAGACACTTGATGCCCTGGTATCTAACAGTGACCTTTTGTTGGATTTTCTTCAAAATTTTGATCCTGCTGTCATAAGGGACCTACATAATCATGGTTCTCCATCCTCTACCGCAAACTGCATCACAATATTGAAGCCATCTCGAAGAAATCAATTTATTGACATGGACAATATTTATCCGCAAGAGAAAGGAACCGAGAGCATCTTCAACGAGCAAATGGAAGGGAAACATTCTTTATGGAAGCCATATTCTAATGTGCCCTTGCAGTCCCTAAAAGAAGATTCTTGTTCATCAAGGCAGAAACTGTCAAGGTCCAGTCACCAAGAAAATACTGGAAAACGTGGCTCCCCCACCCGGATTGTTGTCTTGAAGCCAAATCTTGAGAAACCTCATGATATTGAAGAAGCCCTTCCCCTACATCATAAAATATCCCATTCTGATTATAGAAGGCATAAAGAATGTCCGGAGGTTGATAGATGGACTCCAAATACTGAAGATTACATGTGTCAGGTGCCCCTTGGAGATTCTGAAACATTAAGTCGTATGGGGAAGGGATCTAGAGAAATTGCTAGGGAGATCACCAAACAGATGAGAGCTGCTAGGGGTGGAAGTAGGAAACATTCTGTCAAACCGGAGACTAGAACTCTTGCTTCAGATGAAAGGTCACAGTTTCAGTCATCTGTTACTAGACCCAAGACTCCAGAGTCAATTCATAGATATTCTGAGTCATGTGATGCTTGGGCTTCTTCAAGTCTCAACTCTTTGCCAACATATTCGACTGAAACATCAGAAAGCAAGGAAGCAAAGAAACACCTCTCTAACAGATGGAAGAAGACCCGTCAGTGTCAGCATCAAGAAACTGATAATGACAGCTTCAACACGCTTGGGGATATGCTTGCTCTCTCTGATCAGAATGCATCAAATGTTGCTACCCATAAAATGACATGCAGGAAATGTCCAAAGTCAGAAGTGCAGAGTGATAGAATACAAAGCTCATATCCTCTTGGCATCAGCACCAATGATGGTTGGAAAGACACAACTACTAGTAAATTGACAAGGTCCAAGTCTCTTCCACCATCCTTCATTCGTGGAGTTCAAAAGTCAAACAATAGAAAAAGAAGCGGCAGCGTTACATACAATGAGTTTTCAATGCTTAAAGATGTTCTTAAGGTTGGACCCCACTATTCTGAATATGCATATCGTAGCAGGCAAAGACGATCTCTAAGTAGAGATTCTACAATTCATGGTGATGAATCTGATCCGATGTCCACAGATAATGAAGAAAATATGGTAGTTGAACGTGAGATACATGTAAATTATGAGGAACCAATTAATGGTACTGCTGTGACATATACATCTGGGCAGTCACAACATCCTACAAATCTTGACCATGAACTAGATGCAATAGGTGTACTAGATACCAGTTCTGCAGTCCCTTTCAGTAATAAAAAGTCTCTTTCTCCTGCTGAACAGGACCAGCAAGTGCTTAAGATGACCACAACAGCACTAGATAACTGCTTTCTTGTGCCTAATCTCGATGATCTGATGCCTAAG CATGAGCAAATTGAATACCATCAAGCTGATGATTACCCAGCCACTTATGATCCTCATATAGCATCAGATTCTCCTGAGGAGAATAATCATCACCTAGGGGATGTCAGTGAAACCCTTTGTATTCTACCTGATGTATTAGAATCGCCAGCGAACTCCAACAAAGATGACCAGCAAAGTCCAATGTCTGTTCTTGAATCTTCCATGGACGGAGAAGATGTTTACTCTGGGGATTTTGAGAAGATCAGTGCAGATCTCCAAG AGCTCAGATTGCAACTTGGGCTTCTGAAGAGGGAGACTACAGACACTAGAGATGGCAGCGAGCTTTCTATATTGAGTGATGATGAGACAGCACGTCGATCACTTCCTGAGACTGGGGAATCCCATGCTTTTAGGAATACGGAAGAAAGGGACTTCTCCTACGTGTTTGATATGCTTGCTGCTCTGGGCATCCACGCGGCCAACGAGGATGACCTCCTTGACAACTGCTACTTACTGGAGTGCTCTGCAGGCCTTGATTTATACGATGACCTCGAACAGAAGTACGACAGCCTCATTTTATGGCCTGTGCATGAGAGGAAGCTCTTGTTTGATATCACGAATGCTGTTCTTGGGGACATGATCACCTCCGTGATGAACGGCTGCTCGAAGGGACTGATGGCGAGGTGCTCGCCTGGATGGAATCGGGAAGAGTTTGCTGAGCTCGTGTGGCAAAGGGTGGTGCAGCTCCGGCAAGAGATAGAGTTCAACCAGGAAGCCCTGCTGTTGAGCGTAGAGTGGGCTGGCTCTGAAGATGGCGCCAGTCTGGTCGGGCGCGATATCGGGAATATGTTGCAAGATGATCTCGTACAGGAAATTATAGCTGACTTTCTGGGGGCAACTAAATCCGCCAAGCTCCGTGGCTAG
- the LOC100274687 gene encoding uncharacterized protein isoform X2: MKDGTWGGRNSVYHHVELSQILSILRGSYLLCGPTKLVPCPCVAGVVSSRKQATYPGMLSDSVFATVDRQSKTRKAIAVPMKILIEEEFSNDVNSRHISPGAVGRLMGLDSLPSSGIHNKHRHTKSHAPKTSPSSFHGRTGLHDIPHRRSVDTINVFEGMEATKTNMHRSPRSKIGSTTSRSDKVVSADIDFIRQKFMDAKRLSIDESLHISEEFNETLDALVSNSDLLLDFLQNFDPAVIRDLHNHGSPSSTANCITILKPSRRNQFIDMDNIYPQEKGTESIFNEQMEGKHSLWKPYSNVPLQSLKEDSCSSRQKLSRSSHQENTGKRGSPTRIVVLKPNLEKPHDIEEALPLHHKISHSDYRRHKECPEVDRWTPNTEDYMCQVPLGDSETLSRMGKGSREIAREITKQMRAARGGSRKHSVKPETRTLASDERSQFQSSVTRPKTPESIHRYSESCDAWASSSLNSLPTYSTETSESKEAKKHLSNRWKKTRQCQHQETDNDSFNTLGDMLALSDQNASNVATHKMTCRKCPKSEVQSDRIQSSYPLGISTNDGWKDTTTSKLTRSKSLPPSFIRGVQKSNNRKRSGSVTYNEFSMLKDVLKDQQVLKMTTTALDNCFLVPNLDDLMPKHEQIEYHQADDYPATYDPHIASDSPEENNHHLGDVSETLCILPDVLESPANSNKDDQQSPMSVLESSMDGEDVYSGDFEKISADLQELRLQLGLLKRETTDTRDGSELSILSDDETARRSLPETGESHAFRNTEERDFSYVFDMLAALGIHAANEDDLLDNCYLLECSAGLDLYDDLEQKYDSLILWPVHERKLLFDITNAVLGDMITSVMNGCSKGLMARCSPGWNREEFAELVWQRVVQLRQEIEFNQEALLLSVEWAGSEDGASLVGRDIGNMLQDDLVQEIIADFLGATKSAKLRG; this comes from the exons ATGAAGGATGGTACTTGGGGTGGCAGAAATTCAGTCTACCACCATGTGGAATTGAGTCAAATACTGAGCATTCTTCGTGGTTCATATTTGTTGTGTGGCCCTACAAAGCTTGTACCTTGTCCATGTGTTGCTG GGGTTGTGTCCTCTAGGAAGCAAGCAACTTACCCTGGGATGCTATCTGATTCGGTG TTTGCTACAGTAGACAGGCAAAGTAAAACAAGAAAAGCCATTGCTGTACCAATGAAAATACTGATAGAAGAAGAATTTTCAAATGATGTCAATTCTAGGCATATTTCACCAGGTGCTGTAGGAAGGCTCATGGGTCTTGATTCGTTGCCCTCATCTGGAATCCATAATAAGCATAGACATACCAAAAGTCATGCACCAAAGACTTCACCTAGTAGTTTTCATGGTCGAACTGGTTTGCATGACATTCCACACAGGAGGAGTGTAGATACCATTAATGTTTTTGAAGGTAtggaagccacaaaaacaaatatGCACCGGAGTCCAAGATCTAAAATTGGAAGTACAACTTCCAGATCAGACAAGGTTGTTAGTGCTGATATCGATTTCATAAGGCAGAAATTTATGGATGCTAAGCGTCTTTCTATTGATGAATCCCTTCACATATCAGAAGAATTTAATGAGACACTTGATGCCCTGGTATCTAACAGTGACCTTTTGTTGGATTTTCTTCAAAATTTTGATCCTGCTGTCATAAGGGACCTACATAATCATGGTTCTCCATCCTCTACCGCAAACTGCATCACAATATTGAAGCCATCTCGAAGAAATCAATTTATTGACATGGACAATATTTATCCGCAAGAGAAAGGAACCGAGAGCATCTTCAACGAGCAAATGGAAGGGAAACATTCTTTATGGAAGCCATATTCTAATGTGCCCTTGCAGTCCCTAAAAGAAGATTCTTGTTCATCAAGGCAGAAACTGTCAAGGTCCAGTCACCAAGAAAATACTGGAAAACGTGGCTCCCCCACCCGGATTGTTGTCTTGAAGCCAAATCTTGAGAAACCTCATGATATTGAAGAAGCCCTTCCCCTACATCATAAAATATCCCATTCTGATTATAGAAGGCATAAAGAATGTCCGGAGGTTGATAGATGGACTCCAAATACTGAAGATTACATGTGTCAGGTGCCCCTTGGAGATTCTGAAACATTAAGTCGTATGGGGAAGGGATCTAGAGAAATTGCTAGGGAGATCACCAAACAGATGAGAGCTGCTAGGGGTGGAAGTAGGAAACATTCTGTCAAACCGGAGACTAGAACTCTTGCTTCAGATGAAAGGTCACAGTTTCAGTCATCTGTTACTAGACCCAAGACTCCAGAGTCAATTCATAGATATTCTGAGTCATGTGATGCTTGGGCTTCTTCAAGTCTCAACTCTTTGCCAACATATTCGACTGAAACATCAGAAAGCAAGGAAGCAAAGAAACACCTCTCTAACAGATGGAAGAAGACCCGTCAGTGTCAGCATCAAGAAACTGATAATGACAGCTTCAACACGCTTGGGGATATGCTTGCTCTCTCTGATCAGAATGCATCAAATGTTGCTACCCATAAAATGACATGCAGGAAATGTCCAAAGTCAGAAGTGCAGAGTGATAGAATACAAAGCTCATATCCTCTTGGCATCAGCACCAATGATGGTTGGAAAGACACAACTACTAGTAAATTGACAAGGTCCAAGTCTCTTCCACCATCCTTCATTCGTGGAGTTCAAAAGTCAAACAATAGAAAAAGAAGCGGCAGCGTTACATACAATGAGTTTTCAATGCTTAAAGATGTTCTTAAG GACCAGCAAGTGCTTAAGATGACCACAACAGCACTAGATAACTGCTTTCTTGTGCCTAATCTCGATGATCTGATGCCTAAG CATGAGCAAATTGAATACCATCAAGCTGATGATTACCCAGCCACTTATGATCCTCATATAGCATCAGATTCTCCTGAGGAGAATAATCATCACCTAGGGGATGTCAGTGAAACCCTTTGTATTCTACCTGATGTATTAGAATCGCCAGCGAACTCCAACAAAGATGACCAGCAAAGTCCAATGTCTGTTCTTGAATCTTCCATGGACGGAGAAGATGTTTACTCTGGGGATTTTGAGAAGATCAGTGCAGATCTCCAAG AGCTCAGATTGCAACTTGGGCTTCTGAAGAGGGAGACTACAGACACTAGAGATGGCAGCGAGCTTTCTATATTGAGTGATGATGAGACAGCACGTCGATCACTTCCTGAGACTGGGGAATCCCATGCTTTTAGGAATACGGAAGAAAGGGACTTCTCCTACGTGTTTGATATGCTTGCTGCTCTGGGCATCCACGCGGCCAACGAGGATGACCTCCTTGACAACTGCTACTTACTGGAGTGCTCTGCAGGCCTTGATTTATACGATGACCTCGAACAGAAGTACGACAGCCTCATTTTATGGCCTGTGCATGAGAGGAAGCTCTTGTTTGATATCACGAATGCTGTTCTTGGGGACATGATCACCTCCGTGATGAACGGCTGCTCGAAGGGACTGATGGCGAGGTGCTCGCCTGGATGGAATCGGGAAGAGTTTGCTGAGCTCGTGTGGCAAAGGGTGGTGCAGCTCCGGCAAGAGATAGAGTTCAACCAGGAAGCCCTGCTGTTGAGCGTAGAGTGGGCTGGCTCTGAAGATGGCGCCAGTCTGGTCGGGCGCGATATCGGGAATATGTTGCAAGATGATCTCGTACAGGAAATTATAGCTGACTTTCTGGGGGCAACTAAATCCGCCAAGCTCCGTGGCTAG
- the LOC100274687 gene encoding uncharacterized protein isoform X1 — MKDGTWGGRNSVYHHVELSQILSILRGSYLLCGPTKLVPCPCVAGVVSSRKQATYPGMLSDSVFATVDRQSKTRKAIAVPMKILIEEEFSNDVNSRHISPGAVGRLMGLDSLPSSGIHNKHRHTKSHAPKTSPSSFHGRTGLHDIPHRRSVDTINVFEGMEATKTNMHRSPRSKIGSTTSRSDKVVSADIDFIRQKFMDAKRLSIDESLHISEEFNETLDALVSNSDLLLDFLQNFDPAVIRDLHNHGSPSSTANCITILKPSRRNQFIDMDNIYPQEKGTESIFNEQMEGKHSLWKPYSNVPLQSLKEDSCSSRQKLSRSSHQENTGKRGSPTRIVVLKPNLEKPHDIEEALPLHHKISHSDYRRHKECPEVDRWTPNTEDYMCQVPLGDSETLSRMGKGSREIAREITKQMRAARGGSRKHSVKPETRTLASDERSQFQSSVTRPKTPESIHRYSESCDAWASSSLNSLPTYSTETSESKEAKKHLSNRWKKTRQCQHQETDNDSFNTLGDMLALSDQNASNVATHKMTCRKCPKSEVQSDRIQSSYPLGISTNDGWKDTTTSKLTRSKSLPPSFIRGVQKSNNRKRSGSVTYNEFSMLKDVLKVGPHYSEYAYRSRQRRSLSRDSTIHGDESDPMSTDNEENMVVEREIHVNYEEPINGTAVTYTSGQSQHPTNLDHELDAIGVLDTSSAVPFSNKKSLSPAEQDQQVLKMTTTALDNCFLVPNLDDLMPKHEQIEYHQADDYPATYDPHIASDSPEENNHHLGDVSETLCILPDVLESPANSNKDDQQSPMSVLESSMDGEDVYSGDFEKISADLQELRLQLGLLKRETTDTRDGSELSILSDDETARRSLPETGESHAFRNTEERDFSYVFDMLAALGIHAANEDDLLDNCYLLECSAGLDLYDDLEQKYDSLILWPVHERKLLFDITNAVLGDMITSVMNGCSKGLMARCSPGWNREEFAELVWQRVVQLRQEIEFNQEALLLSVEWAGSEDGASLVGRDIGNMLQDDLVQEIIADFLGATKSAKLRG; from the exons ATGAAGGATGGTACTTGGGGTGGCAGAAATTCAGTCTACCACCATGTGGAATTGAGTCAAATACTGAGCATTCTTCGTGGTTCATATTTGTTGTGTGGCCCTACAAAGCTTGTACCTTGTCCATGTGTTGCTG GGGTTGTGTCCTCTAGGAAGCAAGCAACTTACCCTGGGATGCTATCTGATTCGGTG TTTGCTACAGTAGACAGGCAAAGTAAAACAAGAAAAGCCATTGCTGTACCAATGAAAATACTGATAGAAGAAGAATTTTCAAATGATGTCAATTCTAGGCATATTTCACCAGGTGCTGTAGGAAGGCTCATGGGTCTTGATTCGTTGCCCTCATCTGGAATCCATAATAAGCATAGACATACCAAAAGTCATGCACCAAAGACTTCACCTAGTAGTTTTCATGGTCGAACTGGTTTGCATGACATTCCACACAGGAGGAGTGTAGATACCATTAATGTTTTTGAAGGTAtggaagccacaaaaacaaatatGCACCGGAGTCCAAGATCTAAAATTGGAAGTACAACTTCCAGATCAGACAAGGTTGTTAGTGCTGATATCGATTTCATAAGGCAGAAATTTATGGATGCTAAGCGTCTTTCTATTGATGAATCCCTTCACATATCAGAAGAATTTAATGAGACACTTGATGCCCTGGTATCTAACAGTGACCTTTTGTTGGATTTTCTTCAAAATTTTGATCCTGCTGTCATAAGGGACCTACATAATCATGGTTCTCCATCCTCTACCGCAAACTGCATCACAATATTGAAGCCATCTCGAAGAAATCAATTTATTGACATGGACAATATTTATCCGCAAGAGAAAGGAACCGAGAGCATCTTCAACGAGCAAATGGAAGGGAAACATTCTTTATGGAAGCCATATTCTAATGTGCCCTTGCAGTCCCTAAAAGAAGATTCTTGTTCATCAAGGCAGAAACTGTCAAGGTCCAGTCACCAAGAAAATACTGGAAAACGTGGCTCCCCCACCCGGATTGTTGTCTTGAAGCCAAATCTTGAGAAACCTCATGATATTGAAGAAGCCCTTCCCCTACATCATAAAATATCCCATTCTGATTATAGAAGGCATAAAGAATGTCCGGAGGTTGATAGATGGACTCCAAATACTGAAGATTACATGTGTCAGGTGCCCCTTGGAGATTCTGAAACATTAAGTCGTATGGGGAAGGGATCTAGAGAAATTGCTAGGGAGATCACCAAACAGATGAGAGCTGCTAGGGGTGGAAGTAGGAAACATTCTGTCAAACCGGAGACTAGAACTCTTGCTTCAGATGAAAGGTCACAGTTTCAGTCATCTGTTACTAGACCCAAGACTCCAGAGTCAATTCATAGATATTCTGAGTCATGTGATGCTTGGGCTTCTTCAAGTCTCAACTCTTTGCCAACATATTCGACTGAAACATCAGAAAGCAAGGAAGCAAAGAAACACCTCTCTAACAGATGGAAGAAGACCCGTCAGTGTCAGCATCAAGAAACTGATAATGACAGCTTCAACACGCTTGGGGATATGCTTGCTCTCTCTGATCAGAATGCATCAAATGTTGCTACCCATAAAATGACATGCAGGAAATGTCCAAAGTCAGAAGTGCAGAGTGATAGAATACAAAGCTCATATCCTCTTGGCATCAGCACCAATGATGGTTGGAAAGACACAACTACTAGTAAATTGACAAGGTCCAAGTCTCTTCCACCATCCTTCATTCGTGGAGTTCAAAAGTCAAACAATAGAAAAAGAAGCGGCAGCGTTACATACAATGAGTTTTCAATGCTTAAAGATGTTCTTAAGGTTGGACCCCACTATTCTGAATATGCATATCGTAGCAGGCAAAGACGATCTCTAAGTAGAGATTCTACAATTCATGGTGATGAATCTGATCCGATGTCCACAGATAATGAAGAAAATATGGTAGTTGAACGTGAGATACATGTAAATTATGAGGAACCAATTAATGGTACTGCTGTGACATATACATCTGGGCAGTCACAACATCCTACAAATCTTGACCATGAACTAGATGCAATAGGTGTACTAGATACCAGTTCTGCAGTCCCTTTCAGTAATAAAAAGTCTCTTTCTCCTGCTGAACAGGACCAGCAAGTGCTTAAGATGACCACAACAGCACTAGATAACTGCTTTCTTGTGCCTAATCTCGATGATCTGATGCCTAAG CATGAGCAAATTGAATACCATCAAGCTGATGATTACCCAGCCACTTATGATCCTCATATAGCATCAGATTCTCCTGAGGAGAATAATCATCACCTAGGGGATGTCAGTGAAACCCTTTGTATTCTACCTGATGTATTAGAATCGCCAGCGAACTCCAACAAAGATGACCAGCAAAGTCCAATGTCTGTTCTTGAATCTTCCATGGACGGAGAAGATGTTTACTCTGGGGATTTTGAGAAGATCAGTGCAGATCTCCAAG AGCTCAGATTGCAACTTGGGCTTCTGAAGAGGGAGACTACAGACACTAGAGATGGCAGCGAGCTTTCTATATTGAGTGATGATGAGACAGCACGTCGATCACTTCCTGAGACTGGGGAATCCCATGCTTTTAGGAATACGGAAGAAAGGGACTTCTCCTACGTGTTTGATATGCTTGCTGCTCTGGGCATCCACGCGGCCAACGAGGATGACCTCCTTGACAACTGCTACTTACTGGAGTGCTCTGCAGGCCTTGATTTATACGATGACCTCGAACAGAAGTACGACAGCCTCATTTTATGGCCTGTGCATGAGAGGAAGCTCTTGTTTGATATCACGAATGCTGTTCTTGGGGACATGATCACCTCCGTGATGAACGGCTGCTCGAAGGGACTGATGGCGAGGTGCTCGCCTGGATGGAATCGGGAAGAGTTTGCTGAGCTCGTGTGGCAAAGGGTGGTGCAGCTCCGGCAAGAGATAGAGTTCAACCAGGAAGCCCTGCTGTTGAGCGTAGAGTGGGCTGGCTCTGAAGATGGCGCCAGTCTGGTCGGGCGCGATATCGGGAATATGTTGCAAGATGATCTCGTACAGGAAATTATAGCTGACTTTCTGGGGGCAACTAAATCCGCCAAGCTCCGTGGCTAG